Proteins found in one Zea mays cultivar B73 chromosome 1, Zm-B73-REFERENCE-NAM-5.0, whole genome shotgun sequence genomic segment:
- the LOC100280342 gene encoding uncharacterized protein isoform X1 yields MATFFSTSTNQRDLAGGGGDMSSFHHYAYSDPPAGGLMPFPATIVSSEGHVAHGGDDGGRGAFVDVNARDGPTGGAEMGLQTQLLMANAASAVQHQGLSLSLGTQGVPVSLYQYRQAEAGMAAAAFLSPNQASVAATRSAQSIYVQNSRYLKAARELLDEVVNVQDAIKRKGDKSQQGKDSGGGGGGGEGKDAETSDEKAGEHEGNSSAPELSPSERQDLQNKVSALMALLDQVDRKYRHYHHQMQMVMSSFDAVAGAGAARPYTALALQTISRHFRSLRDAVGAQVQSLRRSLGEKDGSAQGGGLPRLRYIDQQLRQQRAMQQFGMMQQPQHAWRPQRGLPESAVSVLRAWLFEHFLHPYPKDSEKLMLARQTGLSRGQVSNWFINARVRLWKPMIEEMYREEFGAEMDSHSSSENAAGNKGKDEAISSEDHEEFQSPSSAAAAAVPLPGHLSAFKSEAIGVMDAAGIGASSSLDGAVIGPYATSLNLGGGGGILQEALAHHHHHHGGADARFVQAYGDMAGFGGYDGGSVSLTLGLQHCNEAGAGAGPAEPQALLYGSAGDFDFISGSEDRQRFGSSQLLHDFVA; encoded by the exons ATGGCCACATTCTTCTCCACTTCCACGAACCAGAGGGACCTCGCCGGAGGCGGCGGCGACATGTCGTCGTTCCACCACTACGCCTACTCGGACCCACCAGCCGGCGGCCTCATGCCTTTCCCCGCCACCATCGTGTCGTCGGAAGGCCACGTCGCGCACGGCGGTGACGACGGCGGCAGGGGCGCGTTCGTGGACGTGAACGCGAGGGACGGGCCGACGGGCGGCGCCGAGATGGGCCTGCAGACGCAGCTGCTCATGGCGAACGCCGCGTCGGCGGTGCAGCACCAGGGGCTGTCGCTTAGCCTTGGCACGCAGGGGGTGCCGGTGTCTCTTTACCAGTACCGCCAGGCGGAGGCAGGCATGGCCGCCGCCGCCTTTCTAAGCCCGaaccaggcgtcggtggcggcgaCCAGGAGCGCGCAGAGCATCTACGTCCAGAACTCCAGGTACCTCAAGGCCGCGAGGGAGCTGCTGGACGAGGTGGTCAACGTCCAGGACGCGATCAAGCGGAAGGGGGACAAGAGCCAGCAGGGCAAGGattccggcggcggcggcggtggcggcgagggCAAGGACGCCGAGACGAGCGACGAGAAGGCTGGCGAGCACGAGGGGAACTCCTCCGCGCCGGAGCTGTCGCCGTCGGAGAGGCAGGACCTCCAGAACAAAGTGTCGGCACTGATGGCGCTGCTGGATCAG GTGGACCGCAAGTACAGGCACTACCACCACCAGATGCAGATGGTGATGTCGTCCTTCGACGCGGTGGCCGGCGCCGGCGCGGCGAGGCCGTACACGGCGCTGGCGCTGCAGACCATCTCGCGGCACTTCCGGTCGCTGCGCGACGCCGTCGGCGCGCAGGTGCAGTCGCTGCGGCGGAGCCTGGGCGAGAAGGACGGGTCCGCGCAGGGAGGCGGGCTGCCCCGGCTGCGCTACATCGACCAGCAGCTGCGGCAGCAGCGCGCCATGCAGCAGTTCGGCATGATGCAGCAGCCGCAGCACGCCTGGCGCCCGCAGCGCGGCCTCCCGGAGTCCGCCGTCTCCGTGCTCCGCGCCTGGCTCTTCGAGCATTTCCTCCACCC GTACCCGAAAGATTCCGAGAAGCTGATGCTCGCTAGGCAAACAGGCTTGTCTAGGGGTCAG GTGTCCAACTGGTTCATCAACGCGCGCGTTCGACTGTGGAAGCCGATGATCGAGGAGATGTACAGGGAAGAGTTCGGGGCGGAGATGGACTCGCACTCGTCGTCGGAGAACGCGGCGGGCAACAAGGGCAAGGACGAGGCGATATCCTCGGAGGACCACGAGGAGTTCCAGAGCCCgtcgagcgccgccgcggccgcaGTGCCACTGCCAGGCCACCTCAGCGCGTTCAAGTCGGAGGCGATCGGTGTCATGGACGCCGCCGGCATTGGAGCGAGCTCCAGCCTCGACGGCGCCGTCATCGGCCCGTACGCGACGAGCCTCaacctcggcggcggcggcggcatccTGCAGGAGGCCCtcgcgcaccaccaccaccaccacggcGGCGCCGACGCGAGGTTCGTGCAGGCGTACGGCGACATGGCCGGCTTCGGCGGCTACGACGGCGGCAGCGTGTCGCTGACTCTGGGCCTGCAGCACTGCAACGAGGCCGGCGCCGGAGCCGGCCCCGCTGAGCCGCAGGCCCTCCTGTACGGCAGCGCCGGCGACTTCGACTTCATCAGCGGCTCCGAGGACAGGCAGCGGTTCGGGTCGTCGCAGCTGCTGCACGATTTTGTGgcgtga